The genome window GGTGGCGTAGTGACTGGGACGGGGACTGGGCTCGGTTGAGGTGGTGGTGTTGGATTTTCTTGAGGTGCAGGCGCTGGTTGCTCGGTAACACTTGGGGCAGTGGTAGTTGGTGGAGAAGTTGGGGAAGGAGCATTGCAACTAGGACAGTTCGTGGGATACGAAGATGGGCCGTTCGAGTTACCGGAACTTGGACCATTGGCATTGGGACAAGCTGGAGTTGTTGGTGTATTGGGACAAAGTGGCTTATCTGGAACCACTGTAGGATATTGAGGAGTGTTGGGGCAACCGGGAGTACCAGGAACAACATTTACATTGGGGTTAAATGTATTATTCGGAACCACTGTAGGATATTGAGGAGTGTTGGGGCAACCGGGAGCACCAGGAACAACATTTACATTGGGGTTAAATGTATTATTCGGAACCACTGTGGGATATTGAGGAGTGTTGGGGCAACCGGGAGTACCAGGAACAACATTTACATTGGGGTTAAATGTATTATTCGGAACCACTGTGGGATATTGAGGAGTGTTGGGGCAACCGGGAGTACCAGGAAGAACATTTACATTGGGGTTAAATGGATTATTCGGAACCACTGTAGGATATTGAGGAGTGTTAGGGCAACCGGGAGTACCAGGAACAACATTTACATTGGGGTTAAATGGATTATTCGGAACCACTGTAGGATATTGAGAAGTGTTAGGGCAACCGGGAGCACCAGGAACAACAGTAGTTACAGGATTGGAAGGATTGCATTGAATCCCCGTTTGACCTCCGCACAGGttactatatatattcaaaataaTGGGGCTGCAAACGCCATAAGCATTAACCTGACCTAAGATGTGAATGATGTCATCAGTGGACTGACGGATAAACGCTTCCACGTCGAACTTACCATTTTGGCAAGGATTTGGTGTATAATTGGTGATAACCGTCGCGGGAAATAGTCCAAGGCAGattagcagcagcagccgttGCACCCGGGAACCCACTTCACTGTCAGACATGTCGATTCGAACTGATCCCGGCTCACCGGTAACGGATCAGGAAGGGCTGAAGCTGCAGCACAAGCAACCTTCACCGTTATCTGGAGCACGAGGAGAAGGTTATCGCAGCGCCACCAATTATGATTTCCAATGGCATCCCAGCGAGCTCAGCATCGATACGATTAGTCTCTCGCTTAGTGCGGACCGCCGTGCCTCGCAAATCTGTGTCTCAGCTCCCGGATCAGCAAGCAACTTAAACAGTATGCTTGTGAAGTCATTCAGATCGGCCCTGGTTGCCTGCCTGATCACCCTTGTGCCTTGCGGAAGTGCTCAAGCAAACATCGCGGTAACCGAACGTGGATTATTCTGAGGAttcttatacatatatattcccCTAGAAGCCGACATCTGCGCAGGGATATCAGGATGTCAACGGCGTGTGGCAAAGCTCTTTAGTTTGTCAAACAGGTAAGAAATCTCTGAAAAAATGGTTAATCTCGCTGTACCAAAAATAATTATGACGAAATGGTGCCCAATTTAATCAGCAGCTGTGTATGACTATTTATAGAACTAATCAATGCTTttactgattattttaaaaaagtatATGAAAAAACAATGTTTTTTACATAAaaaacaattattattatattatttttggttttatcGTTCATTAGGATATCAATTGAAAGCGGATGGAAAATGTTATCCACAGACTAACAAAACGTGCGGGCCTGGTAACTTAGTAAAAAAACTGATAAATCTTTAAATCGTGAGAattttttggtatttttttgCGTTGTCATTTTGTTTAGGATACTTTCTTAGCATTGATGAACTATGCTATCGTACGAATCCTGAGCCTTGCCCGTTTGAATCGACGAccactactactactacaacaacaacaacagagcCCACTACCACAACAACAGAGCCCACTAtcacaacgacaacaacagaGCCCACtatcacaacaacaacaacagagcccactaccacaacaacaacaacagagcccactaccacaacaacaacaacaacagagcCCACTACCACAACGACAACAACCACTGCGCCTCCCGTCATTGCAGAACAGACTCGCTGTCCACCGGGATCGATTTACTTCGACTCGCAGTGCAGAAAAATCGTCTGTTCGGAGGGTGAATATAAGGCTGGGCGTTGCATTTCATTGGCATGCCCAGCGGGAACCGTGTGGTATCAAAAACGCTGCCAACAACCGGGCTTTATCACCACTATCCTTGAGATTGACAATGTGATCCACAATGAGCACAAGTACTCAGTGACCAGTGAAAATATAAATCGTGTGGAGTACATTACATCCGCACCCTATGATCCCGATAACGACAAAAGCTATGACTACAGTATAGATAACATCgtagccacaacaacaaccagacGTCCCTGGATGTACCCCAGCTTGAGGCCAACTACGGAACAGTCGGTGGCCAATGAAGTCTTTCCGGGCCGTCAGCCTCCACCGCAATGCTGTTTTGTAAAGAGCCCTCGCATCTGCATCAACTATGCCCCCAACTGGGTGTGCTCCAGCAAGGAGAAGAAGTTCTGCGATTCCAGAGTCTGCACGGCCCCGGTGATATATCTCAAGCCACCGAAGGTCGTATATGACGAAAACACGAAACGAGTGGTCATGCCGCCCAATCCTCCACTTGTGGCGTGCAGCACGCCGGATTGCAAGGAGAGCGGTGAGTCTTCAAATCGtttcttttattatttacattGTTTATCTGCTTAACGAACTTATCGAAGAGATTAGGATAAAAAATGTGTTTCAAGATCATTAATACAATCTTGTGTTTCCACAGACGTTTTGGATTGCTCCGGCTGCAAGGATCACCAGCGGGATAAGTGCTCGCCGGGCTGCTACAGTTACTACTGTCCCAACGGAAGCTGTGCCTTCATGAAAACCGAGGACTTTTGTGGCATTTATCCTGGAGAATTTGGTTGCAATGCAATGGACGGATGTATCTGGGATTGGTGCAATAAGAAGTGCTATTAGCTAAAACAATTTGTACTCTATGCAACTTAAATATACGTACTTGAACTTAGACGTTAATACTACTGCTTATAACCTTTTCGGGAAGTCCCCGTTTCGAATTTCAAATTACCGTTAAATAGCTAGTACACACTCCCAACTTAGCAGAGACACATACCGAACTTGATGGCGGGTATGTAATGTCGATAACACTTCGTCGATATATCGATATATCGATAACACTTGGGGTTTGTTTCAGCTGTTTCCGCGCCAGTCTCATTGTGTTTTTGCATCGCGAGCGGGACGGTCGTCGATTCGGGTTCGAACTGGAATCGGAAATAGCGGTCTAGCGGGCCTTTCTGCCTCTCTGTGTGCTTTTGGAAAAAGTTTGCttgaaaaatgtgtaaagAAAGCGGCGCCGCCAagtgagtgcgtgtgtgtgtgtttttatgTGTTTGCAAATACAAAAGTAAAACAGCCCcaaaggcaacaacaaagtGGCGGCGTTGGCGGCTACAGCGCAGTAGCAGCGACGCagcggagcagcagcagtgcagcagcagcgacgtcCAGTGCATTTTGGTGAAAACTAATTGTTGTTGTGAGAGGTACGCTATACtcgtatgtgtatgtgtgcgggTGGGTGCTAGTTGCAGGTGTGCGTGcgatttgatttgcatttatgTTGGGGTTTTGTTTTGTCATCTTTTCATCAAGTattataaactaaataaatgaACTATGtgtgaaaattatttaatataaatataaataaaattaggAAGTATAATATGAGCATGAGAGCATATGATACTTTGTAGGAAATCAACAAATTgtgaatattaaataaaacaaataaacctATAACGCACACAATACAGCAAAACCAAAGTACAACAaaaatcatatttaataaACAGCATAGGGGACTGTTGTATAAGCATTTGTTTACATAGTGCAAAAGCCCATAAATTGTGCAATTCCCCCAGCAGAGAATtgttctctctctctctttctcgccGTCGCTTGtgttaattgaaaaaaaagtcAACAAACTTCCTGTTTTTTATGTGTCTCCCTCTCTTTTCCACACTTTTCATAACTGTTGCCGCAGACAACGAGGGTATTATTGTGGCAGTACCGCCCCGCCCCCTGCCTGTGCCTCCGCAGCCCTTTCTTTCGCCCACAAACTCTCTCTGAAAAGGGAAGCGAAatgtgagagtgtgtgtgttggcaagaaagttttgtatttgcttttgtGATTTCTGCTTGCTGTTTGATATTTGCCAGAAGTGCGGGCGTTGAAGTTTTTAGTGCAACATCTCTGCTCCAGCGGGAGCTTTTataatgtgtgtgtgcgctatTATTAAAACCCCCaacgctcacacacacacacagccgtGTGCATGGGGCAAAAAACTATGGCCGTGTGTATTTGTGCGAGGCGTTGGCGTTCTGACCAGCAGAAGAGGAAGATAGCGCAGCGGTAAAGGGTGAAAGGAAACGGAAAGAAACGGTGAAATGGGAGAGGGAAAGAGAGTGGGAAGGatactaaataaatatatcagGGAATCAAACAAATAGGCGAGGGAAAGTAAAAAAATagataaaatgaaattaatagATGAAATGTTGAACTAAACCAAAATACGGTCGATGGTGTATGCGAATTGTATGGGGATATAACATGACAGTTCAGaatttggctataacttgccGTCTAAAAGTTTACGCTGGAAGGGTCATTATAATATTACCCACACTCTGTAAACTAATTATATTAACAGAATTTCAGGGAACACAGAAGCTTGTCGGTTTTGGGGTCagttcataaataaatcaaacaaatcggTTAAAACGTAAAAGATAAACATTATGTTAATCAACAAACACCGCCCAAGGAATTCCTGTACAACGGAATTTCGAGTGTTTACCTCTCGCCCACCTTGCCCACACCACCATCCCTTCCCTTTCCTCTCCGTCCCCTTTCACCCACTTGTGAGACATAAACGTCGCCGCACATTTGCCGTACCCCCAATCCCCCTTGACGGGGTATTGTAATAAAGCGTTTTACGATCTCCGGTGCCTGACGCACTTGTTGTTTTTATGACAGTTAAGCTATTTTGCGTATGACACGTTTGACAGATGCCAAGCGCCCAGTACTGCTGTCAACGCCGCTGTTAAACGCAGCCCATCTCGCTCACTCCTTTTCCCAGCCTCTCCACCGCCCTTAACACCCACCACCCATAGTTGGGTGGTGCCCCCTTTCTACATGGAGCCAAATTAATACTTTGATTTGGGACCAAGCGGAAAATATATTTGATTGAATTTCTTAAGAGCATATTATTGATCCGTTtcataaacattttaatactAGATTTTATGAAATTGAAGCTTTAATTTTATTCTCATTTGAAATTAGCCTCAATTAAGAAAACCCAAACTTTTGGATGCCAAAAATATCATTCCATGCTGTGGCCTGCTCGACCGACATACATATTGGGCCATCCTAACCCACACCCCTTCGGTGGCCGAAAAAGTTTGTGCATGTTTGTTTGCTGCGCAGGCATTTTAATTTCACCAGCCATTAAGTACACAAAGAGTGGGCGTGTGGCATGTTGGGGGCGCGGCGGGTCGGGTCGGACAGAGGAGCTGTCTTTTCGCAGCTACTTTTACGCATGTTTTCGCGCTAGAGCCCAGAAAGAAGTCGGCATGACATCAATTTTCTCGTCCAAATGTGGCGAACTGcgacagcggcaacaacagcaacaataaacTGGGCCGGGCCACGCCTACCAAAACCATAAGCTGCAAACATCAAAtatcaacggcagcagcagcaacagctaaaacaacaacaaacaactgCCGCTCGGCTTGTCGCATGTAATTGCTTGCCGCAAAGTAAATGACAATAGCGCAAGGCAAAAGACAGTGGGAACAAAGTGACGCTGAATGAAATGCTGATATGCTATAATTAGTATCAAGAAATGATTGACGATGCTGGTGATAAATTATACCTGGAGATAAATTTGATGACCAATAATATAAGAATTGTAGCTCTTTAGCGAGATGATTAAATCTAGATGaattacatatatgtatcttaTCTAAGACAATCAAAATGAATCTCTTCTGATGTTAACAATTTCTTTGGTGTTTTcaaatattacgtatacgtaatttcACATACTAGGTAATAAACctatttaataaattacaattagtttgtaatttcatattttgtaTGATTTGAATTGTTGTTGTATTCTATTCAATTTATCACTCAAtagttttaataataatatttttgtatgGATTTTACTCCGATTCGTCCCACTGTAGCGGCAAACAAGCTGAGGTCGGTGTAACTAAAAACCGCAAAAGCTTGTCACTCCCCCTTTCGCACATCGCCCCCGGCTTCCGCCCCCGCCACGCCCCTTGGGTCACACTGCtatcaaagacactagaataacaagatgcgtaacggccatacattcgtttggcactatgcagccacttttttggtgaaggccaaatttgctctctttccgctcgctcacgttgagagcgtaagaaatataaaaatataatttgcttgcttgtgtgagtaaaaacaagagacgagaacgcgtatatgtgtgcgtgttgtgctagaaggcgattttcgggccgaaatcaattctgatcgaagaaacgaatttacatatttggagttgtggccaatttcgtagcaatatgatgaaataaaataaaaattccttgactattataataattattataataataattaaagcaaatacaaaggaaattattataactactgtaatttgaaacataaattttccaaaaagaagacataacattgagaaataaatatttcataaaaataataattattttttaatttcataaaaaaataataattttattaataaataataaaaataataatttttttaataaataataaaaatagtaatatttcataataatatttcataaaaaataataatacgtagtagaaaataaaaattaataaaataaataaaaatatgaaaacagttcgttgcaaaagtcatatcgtcaggcacgaagtgcagacacaagcactcaacaatcattgccttattaatttttctcacgccgaagctgaataccctaatgacaagtattctaatataaagtcattttcgaaatttattttgtgatgtacatagattcgtctattactatttctaagctttatttaaataataataacgttgaggcaatgcaaaacaagaatttttcgcatggtgccaattgataaaatataatatagatttaaagtcaacgaacttctaaggtgaagggcatattttgtcaaatttacaatacatgagcatacgtgtgcacacatacagttgtatgctatcactgtatgcgtagaaaagagctgtttgctgtagcgctctccgctctttctctctcgaacaaaaactcaagagagcctggagccacctctagagccacggccaaaaaatcgcgtgccaaaaatttgtatggccgttacgcatcttgttattctagtgtctttgctgcTATGCTGTCGAAGTAGTTGCTTCCGCTCTCGCGGTTTCGTCGCTCCCGCTTGAataaatgtatgtacatgtgtgtgtgtgtgtatatagaAGTATCTATCGCAGTTGTATCTTTTTGCTGTTGTATCTTTAGCCGCtgttctttttgttgttggccgGCGTACGTGGGCGGCAAAGGCATTAGAAAAAAATCAACGTCAAGCCCGAAGTTCGAATTCAAGCTTTGAAATATTTGCTGGATGACGTCGGCGGCCAATCTTTTGTTGTCGTCAATCAAAATTCGAAATTTCTTTGACGCATTCTGCGGATGCATGCGCCTAGGCTTCGAGTTTCCGCTTCGAATTTCGaataaacaaatgcaaaaacccaaacacaaaaaaaaaaggaaactgATAAGCCAGGCAAACATTTAAACACTAGCTGCCATTTGCGTATCGAATATCGTTTTGTTTATTCTCGTCCCATTATtacttgtatttatttgcctCCTCTCTTTTCGCTTTTTGGTCAAAGCTTTTGGCcatttaatattcatttattcagccatgtttatttatttatttgcgtgtcTCTCGGTCGGAGTGTTTGTGATTGTGTTTTCTACTTGTGTGTGGCTAAAAGACCGAAAaacgtacaaaaaaaaaaactataaacgTGAAATCGCATGCAAGGAGCCATGGCCATGATTTTGAATTTCAGCGGGCCAGAGTCGCGACAAAGAAATCCGAAATAAtatccaaataaaatataatcgTAAAAGGCACTTGGCATCCATTTGATACCCTTGTGGAGGGTCATCGATTACTTTGATTTGTCAGTTCTGCACGTTCAATTTCCTGATCTATGTGGGGATCCCAATATGGTTAATATCTTCTGAGTAAATCTATCGATCACCTAAAATAGTCTacttaaaatcaatttaatgcTATTTGTAgctttggtttatttttatacttcttaaatattttataactaAAGGTTATTGTGTAACAAGTTTTTGAGGTAAGCTGTTACCCATAAAACCATaaatttctattaagtttacAAGCTTCGTTGGCCTTTTCCTTCGGTTCACATTCTGAAATGAGAACAATATTTTAGCTTAGAGAAATCCTGCACTACCAAAGCCATATTTCATTTGGAAAATCATAAATCTCCAAGAGTTTCTGTTGGTCGGAGCGTAAATCATTTAGTTTGTGCGCCAAGCAGGAATTAATTGAGATCTTTTAGACaacttaaataaaaatatatgcgTATGTACACATTGGATTTAAAGGAATGTGCTTTATATCTGGCTTGAcaaagcaatttaaatattttaaatcaaCGACTGCCAGCATGTACTTTTATGAAAATTTTGTTTGGGAAAACAACAATGCCAATGGGAAAAATAACAAAGATAGAACTGCTTGCCACTCCCACCCATTCCCATCCCATATTCCcatttttaccatttttttttaacatccCCACCCGTTTTTTCCCACCAGCGGGGCCAAAAGATTTTCGTAGCTCATAAATTCTTTTGTTTAACTCGTTTTTCTTTGATTTCTTTAGCCGGGCACGTAGCGAACCAAGCGCGGGCAaagaaaaagtgaaaattcaGTGGGAAAATTGTCGCTGTCTGTGGCCCACTGCGattacagcagcagcaagaaaaGCAGCCTCAAAACTAATTAGTTGCGCTGCATTCAAACTGAGTTTTACTTTTTGCCCCAGACTGCAACTTGGATTGAGTAAGACTTTCATCTGATCCCCGTTGCCGCCCCTTTGTTCACCCAATTGTCCGATTTTCCACCACTTTTCCCCGCCACGGTTGTGCAACTTTGGGCTCAAACGAGATGGTAAGAGACAAATTCAGTTTACTGTTACACACAGTCACTGACTGACTTAATTCCCTACATTTTTACGATTGTACCATTGCACATTGGTAGAAAAGTGATCTGAAAATGAACTCATttaccacccacccacccattTCCCCCTTTGAATCGGACGATGTTTAAGTAATGCTGCATAATCAGGTTGATGTTACCGCCTGATTAAGTGCTCCAAACAGCGCAGATTGTTTTCGATGTTACGCCAGACTATTTATAAACGATCGGATTACACCTGATCATCGCTTGATAGCAACTGGGTTTGGAAAAGATTGCTTAGTCAGCCTTAAGGCGCCGCCTGGCATTACTTATATTTCAATCTGTTAAGGGCATCAGTCAGACATCGCATTCCGATTATGCCTCATCTGTGGAAACTAGTTTTCCTTAATTACCCACTCTTGGCCACTGATTATGTGTCCACCTAATTATTTGAAACATTAAAATGGCTTGATAACGCCAATGCGGCGAAGTAGtagtaatatttaataatcagctaaataataaaatgaactTTTTGCAAACTAGCGGCTTAATACCTATTAGACATATCATGTGATTATTGCTATTtataaacttaaatatttaatattttcttatattCACACCGCCCATCTGTTGATCCCATCAAACAATCATCAGTATTCCCAATTCTTTGTCAGCCTCTTCATAAACCTATCATCAATGCGTGCAATCTATAAACCATCTGTTGATCCATTCACCCTAAATCTGTCGGCATTATCGTTTCCCCAACGACCTTGAACCACTGTGCATTCGAGGCGACAGTTGTTGGCTTTAACTTTGGTCACTCTGGCTACTGCTGCTACTGGGCAACTGGTGTACTGTGGAACTGGTGTACTGTGTAACTGGTGCTGCTGTAATCGCTGCTGGAGCAATGGCATCTAGTCCGTCAGGCCGAATCAACGTCTTATTGGGATTACGCTGGTGCAATGTTTTTCGCCGGCGGAGCGGGAGTCGTGTAATAAAAAGTATCTGGGTATCGCAGATGTCTATCCCGCGTCGCTGCTGCTTTTGGGCATTAATGAATGAATGGAGACCGTCTTAAGTAAAGCCGACTTGGCCAACTGACAGTGGAGCGCAGCTGGGAAAAGGGGCGGTAAGCTGGGAGTTTTCCCTTTGCTTGATTATTCTCCTGCTGCGCTCCACTGCGCGTCAAATTTGCCCGCATCCCGCCTCCGCCCATTTCTTGATAAATTTCCATAAAATTAGAATCAAGCGAGTGAAGAGCGTGTAGAAGTACAAAAAAATTGACAATGTTGAGAGGTTTTTCGGGTGAGAGTGTATATAAGTATATGCAAATCAAGTAATTTGTCTCTAAAGCATTTGTCTGGCTTCCGAAGGAGAGCAAAAGATGCAGATTGGGCAGAAGCCCCCAGACGAGCCAAAGATGAGGCAGCCACAACTTCCGGTGTcagtttagttttttttttttgctttttttttgggtgcgTCTTCTGCTCAACTTTTGGTCTGGTTGTGTGTAGGGGGGAaagattttataaataaattacaaaacaaaaacgagaCACAAACGTCGCTGAAATAGTTGGGGAGAAGTCGTGgataaactaaaactaaaaacaagAGGAAAACATCGCCTTTGGCTTTGTTGGTGGGGCATGCAGGTGGAAGCTGTTATCGTTGTTAGCGTTTCGCAAAAGAGTTTTCATCATGGTCGATACTCTAGCGGATAATGGGTACTACCATATTCTCAGAAGATTGAACACCGcacgaaaaaattaaatagtCATGATCTTACTTTGCAAATTATTGCCTCAATTAGGGCACTAAAGTCCTTGTGcacttaaatttatttcacaTGGCCTGAAATAAGCGAATacttaaaattcaattaatttgaactcattcaaattttattttaaatgtagTTTTAGGGTACATCTGCTTGCGATGGCTACCATCAATTTTCGGgtatttttattggaaatatttgtCTGTATGTTCTCGCCTCGCTGTTCATTTCAAAGCCATTAACAAATGGCAAGAAGCAgccaaattattattatttctctataaaaatagctaaaatATGCTTAATTTAGTTGGCTCTGATGTGTGAGTGGTGGCGTATCCCACATAATTATTTTTGGTTAAGTAAGGCCAGAATTTAGCCGCGTGGTTGTCAAAACGCCCACCATGACGCCAgtccacaaaaaaaaatcgaaaaaaaaagacGAGGGCAGAGACAACGTCAGCAGAGGATGGGGCCAAAATATTGGGGAGTGGGGAAAACAAGACGAAATGGAAGCCAAAGAATTATGGTTGTATTTTCCTTATTTAATAAAGtatatttatgttttactACAATTGTTTTTGGCCCGCATTATTGCTGTCTTGTGCGGCCATCACTCCTACACTATGAGAAATTCCCAGGGCTTTCGGGCTGGGCCGCAAATGCCCGGCACTGCGGTCCATAAAACCGCCCAAAAGCGTAAACCAAATTAGTTCATTTATATGTATGGAATACATATCTCTCGGCCCGGAATCCCTCCCAAGTTGGTCAACTTTTATGGCATTGCGGCAATATACGATTATTATAAttcagtttcttttttttcctggCTGGCCAAAAGGGTCAAGGCACTTGATTGGGGTTGGGCGACTTGGGTGGCATCCAGTGTCTGGTGTTCTTCAAGTGCTCGATGGTCCGGATTGAAATTCAGATATGAAGGTTAAGTAGCTTTGAGATATGCACTTGTGGGTGCTTGTGACAAGGATACGTTTTTGAGTTCTGTTTGTAGGAGGCGATATTCGGTTTGagataaatttgtttatattgttTATATTTGTTAAGAACTGTCGGCTTAAAaatgacaaattaataaattattatgaGCATATGTATGATTCAGTTTGTTCTTTAACATACATGTATTCACTATATTTTTGTACTCTACTTAAATTTTGTTGACTGCAACCTCAGGAAAGTCTTTCTTCATTATTGGGGTATAAAACGTAATATCTAATATCTAATACCGCGACCCATCCGCAGCAATATATTTTGGCCATTGCGAGCAGAGTAATGACCTGGGCCAACACAATACATTCGAGTTTATTGCGCGCCTGGACAAATGTTGATAAGGGCCGAACTGTGACCGCGCCCCAACTCTCGGATTCTCTCATCCTCCGCCCACAAAAATCAACAAGCATTTCCCAAACAGAATCAAGCAATAAGCGACCAGCTCAAacattgatttttttttatcactCTGGTGGCTTTTGGGAACCGAGTCGCGACTTTCCGTTGCCAAACAGAACAGAAGAGAGTTTCACCTTAATTTCGTCTTGAACTTGTTTCTCCTCCATTTACTTCACTTGTACAAGTAGTTCCTGTTGCCGGTTCTGTTTGCCGTATTTGTTATTTATGGTATTTGCCCAGCACTAAATGGAATTCCGTTGAAATCGGCTTGATCTTGATGTCTTGCTTTCGGGCGAAGTTTTTGTGTGTTGTACTGCCGCAGCGTTTCGTTTGCTCTTCAAGATCTCATTTTTCCAGTGGGATCGGTCGGCTATCGGTGGTGCTATATATTCTGAATGCTATATATGTATGACCCGCCACTCAGTCACTCAGTCACTCATTCACTCACTTAGTCATTCAGTCAGTTGTAACGTGGTCGTCAACGCAATGCCAACGCCTCTTCACTTCGCCAGTGAGCCCATCCCATCGCCTTTCCCTTTGGCTTCGTCTATTTGCGGGTCTAAGGGCCTTCTGAGGTCTTCAACTTGCCGACACTGcctcgttttcgttttcgtaGACAAGTGATCTCGTTTTGGCCCGTATTTTCTAAGATTTCCAATGTGAAGATGGATGGCCAACGTGGGGAAGCTTATGAGCATGATCTTGATGGATTATGAAAGATCATTAAAACTCAATGAAGTAATGGTGTCATCAAAGGTAATACTGAAGAAAGGACTACAAATTCATGTTccataaatataaacaatggTAATTATTAAAGATGCATTTTATCATGTAATAAAAGTGTCACATGTGCGCTTCTCTCAGTTTGGTTCTGGCATCTCCATAAAGAATTGATTGCTTATCTCGAAAATACCAAGAACCGATCTTTAAGCCCTTTTCAACGAAAACCTTCCACTAACCAGAATCTTTGTCTGAAATCTAATATCTTTCGGATGCTGTT of Drosophila mauritiana strain mau12 chromosome 3R, ASM438214v1, whole genome shotgun sequence contains these proteins:
- the LOC117143026 gene encoding leucine-rich repeat extensin-like protein 5 isoform X1; translated protein: MSDSEVGSRVQRLLLLICLGLFPATVITNYTPNPCQNGQVNAYGVCSPIILNIYSNLCGGQTGIQCNPSNPVTTVVPGAPGCPNTSQYPTVVPNNPFNPNVNVVPGTPGCPNTPQYPTVVPNNPFNPNVNVLPGTPGCPNTPQYPTVVPNNTFNPNVNVVPGTPGCPNTPQYPTVVPNNTFNPNVNVVPGAPGCPNTPQYPTVVPNNTFNPNVNVVPGTPGCPNTPQYPTVVPDKPLCPNTPTTPACPNANGPSSGNSNGPSSYPTNCPSCNAPSPTSPPTTTAPSVTEQPAPAPQENPTPPPQPSPVPVPVTTPPPDPIIRCPEGTILVKGACRLLFCGGNSLYIEGRCIQARCPAGYVWTGIRCSKPQPLELGNIHIENTVHQLPGTLPHLITNNVNHVTVNASITIPEQASEEEEELVAPPQPPSSPCCNVFAPRVCATQAGQDGYKCFSRSQQQCGSVCSARKVMLAPVAVTSWTQSNSQMLAMPPNWAAQACQSNNGICQQPQNFYDCSGCAMGHLSTCSSYCYSYKCSTHSCAYYDQAQYCSQYAGQIGCQAEDGWIQTA
- the LOC117143026 gene encoding leucine-rich repeat extensin-like protein 5 isoform X2, which encodes MSDSEVGSRVQRLLLLICLGLFPATVITNYTPNPCQNGQVNAYGVCSPIILNIYSNLCGGQTGIQCNPSNPVTTVVPGAPGCPNTSQYPTVVPNNPFNPNVNVLPGTPGCPNTPQYPTVVPNNTFNPNVNVVPGTPGCPNTPQYPTVVPNNTFNPNVNVVPGAPGCPNTPQYPTVVPNNTFNPNVNVVPGTPGCPNTPQYPTVVPDKPLCPNTPTTPACPNANGPSSGNSNGPSSYPTNCPSCNAPSPTSPPTTTAPSVTEQPAPAPQENPTPPPQPSPVPVPVTTPPPDPIIRCPEGTILVKGACRLLFCGGNSLYIEGRCIQARCPAGYVWTGIRCSKPQPLELGNIHIENTVHQLPGTLPHLITNNVNHVTVNASITIPEQASEEEEELVAPPQPPSSPCCNVFAPRVCATQAGQDGYKCFSRSQQQCGSVCSARKVMLAPVAVTSWTQSNSQMLAMPPNWAAQACQSNNGICQQPQNFYDCSGCAMGHLSTCSSYCYSYKCSTHSCAYYDQAQYCSQYAGQIGCQAEDGWIQTA
- the LOC117143049 gene encoding uncharacterized protein LOC117143049, which encodes MLVKSFRSALVACLITLVPCGSAQANIAKPTSAQGYQDVNGVWQSSLVCQTGYQLKADGKCYPQTNKTCGPGYFLSIDELCYRTNPEPCPFESTTTTTTTTTTTEPTTTTTEPTITTTTTEPTITTTTTEPTTTTTTTEPTTTTTTTTEPTTTTTTTTAPPVIAEQTRCPPGSIYFDSQCRKIVCSEGEYKAGRCISLACPAGTVWYQKRCQQPGFITTILEIDNVIHNEHKYSVTSENINRVEYITSAPYDPDNDKSYDYSIDNIVATTTTRRPWMYPSLRPTTEQSVANEVFPGRQPPPQCCFVKSPRICINYAPNWVCSSKEKKFCDSRVCTAPVIYLKPPKVVYDENTKRVVMPPNPPLVACSTPDCKESDVLDCSGCKDHQRDKCSPGCYSYYCPNGSCAFMKTEDFCGIYPGEFGCNAMDGCIWDWCNKKCY